The Kribbella amoyensis genomic sequence GAGAAGCCCTCCGGCCACCTCGATCTGGCGCAGACTACGAGCCCCCGACATCGCCCCCCTGCCCGTACTCCGCCCGCACCGCGCGGGTCCGGGTGCGCTCTCGACCGTCCTCGGGACGACCCCTGGTGGTTGGTGCGTCAGAGGTTCTCGGCGATGTGCTTGATAGTGGCGAGGCGGCGGTCCCATTCGGTGCCGATGGCGTCGAGCCGGCGGGCCATAGCGCTGAGCGGTGCGCCGATGGCCCGGTACTGCACCTCGCGCCCGGCTTGCACCGTCTCCACGAGTCCGACCTCGTGCAGCACCGCGAGATGTTTCGCGATGGCTTGCCGGGTGACGGGCAGGCGTCGGGCGAGGGCGGATGCCGACGCGTCGCCCTCGCTGAGGGCGGTCAGGATGCTCCAACGGGTCTCTTCGCCGAGCGCGTTGCACAGGGCGACCACGGTTCCGTCCGGCAGTGCTCGGCCGCTCATGCGTCGCGCTCGAGCAGGGCGACGAGCTTGTCGAGTTCCCCGTCCCAGCCTTCACGGTGGTCGGCCATGACCTGTGCCGGATCGCTGGTGCGCTCGAAGCCCGTCTCGACGACGGTGAGCTGCGTGCCGCTGGAGGTCGCTTCGAGGGTGAAGGTGAAGACCGTCGAGCGCTGCTCGTCGAGAGTCTCCGGGAGCGGGTCTTCCGCGTTGCACCAGCGGTAGGAGACCTCTGAGCGCGGGTTGAAGGTCTCGACCCTGATCGGCGCCCGGCGCTCGTCCGGCCAACCGATCGTGCCGAGGGCGCCGGCACCTGTACCGGTGAGGGCGAGCTGGCCGAACCACTGCGAGACCAGCGCGGGCTCGGTGACGGTGCGCCAGACCTTCTCCAGAGGGGCGCTGATGTGGATCGTCCGGCGCACGCTGAAGGTGTCAGCGTCGATCACGGCCTGAGGGTTGTGGGTGCTCTCCATGCGTCTGTCCTCGTTCTTCGGTCGATGGTCACTGGACGGTGGCAGGTTCGGTTTCCTGGCGCAGGGCCGATTCGGTCTGCGGCCGGCGGGCGGGCCGCAACGACCGGCTGGCGATCGCGGCGGCGATGGACCCGATGGCGAGGATCGCGGCCGTGAGGATCGCTGTGGGGATGCCGCCGAGGTCGATCGCCTGCCCTCCGCTGAAGGCGCCGACGGCGTCGCCGAGGTTCCCGGCGGAGGCGGGCAGCGAGGCCGCGAGGATCACGCCGGGGCCGGCGAGGTGTTCGACGCGGTGCTGCCAGGGGCTCGTGATGCCTGCACTGCACAGGGCGAGACCGAGCAGCGCGATCACCGCGACGACCGGGTTCGCGCCCCACAGCACCATCGCGACGAGCGATGCCGCGACACCGACGGCGCCGAGGATCAGGGCGCGTGCGGCGCCGGTATCAGCAAACCTGCCACCGCCGAACGACCCGATCGCGGCGGCGATCCCGAAGCCCATCAGGCACGCCCCGATCCAAGGCCCGGAGACCCCGGCGACGCCGTCCAGGAAGGGAACGAGGTAGGTCTGTGCAGCCGAGACGCCCGCGAACAGCAGGACGCCGACGGCGAGCACCGCCAGTACGGGTGGGGCGAACGCGAACCGCAGTTGGCCCAGCATCCCGACCTCGCTCTCGCCCGGCACACGAGGCACCACGAGCAAGGCGATCACGAGAACGACGGCGGCTGTCAGCACGACGGCGAGGAACGACACCCGCCAGCCGACGGCTTCGCCGAGCAGCCGGCCCAGCGGCATCCCCACTGCACCGGAGACAGCGAAACCGGAGATCACCACCGCCATCGCGCGGCCGACTCGCTCCCGCGGCACGATCGAGGTCGCCGTCGTGATGGCCGCGGCGATGAAGAGCCCCTCCGCCGCACCGATCACGACCCGGGCCGCGATGAAAGCCTCCAGACCGGCACCGAGGGCGGGCAGCAGGTTCAGTCCGGTGAACACGGCGAGCGCGACCAGCAGTACCGGTCGCCGGCCGAGCCGGGCGGTCAGGAACGTCAGCAGCGGCCCACCGATCGCGATCCCGAGCGCATTCGCGGACACCAGCGCGCCCACTGCCGACAGCGGTACCGCCAGGTCCGCGGCCATCAGATCGAGCATTCCCGCCACGAGCATCTCGGCGCACCCCATCACGAACGTTCCGGCGAACAACGCGCCCAGGACGATCGCCACCCGCGAACGACCAGCACCGGGAAGTCTCCGTGGGTCAGACATCAGAACCTCCAAGAACATGCAACCGTATGGTTGCAGTCAAGCTTGCCGCACAACCTCGAAGATTGCAACCTATCGGTTGCAGTATCGATCAGCCGCTGGACGCGTCGCGGACCATCACGTCATCCCGGCCGGCGTCCTTGAGGTGCGGCTGGATCGTCGTCAAACCGAACGCCGGGTGTTCCCAGAGGCACGCTAGGTAGCATGGGTCGATGTCCGATAGGCGCAGCATTCGCGTCGAGGTCGCGAACGCCGGCGATGTCGACGACCTGATCCGCCTCGAGACGCGCCTTTTCCTCGAGGACGCCGGTACCCACGACGCGCTCGTCGATGTCAGTTGGCCAGGGCAACATGCGCGAGAAGACTTCATCCGCCTCATCGACAACGAGTCCGCCCTCGTTCTCGTCGCAAGGCAGGACGAGAGAATCGCCGGACACCTCGTCGGCTACCTGACAGGTCCGTCGCCTACCCGTTTCGGCCGACGTACTGCTGAGATCCGCAGTCTTTACGTCGACGAAGCTGTTCGCTCCACCGGGATGGGCCAGGCCATGGTCCGCTACTTCACAACCTGGGCTCGGTCCCACGCTGCCGCAGCCATCTCCGTCACCGCCTACGCCGCCAACCGGTCCGCTCGCGCGTTCTACGACAAACTCGGCTTCGTCGAGCAGAGCGTCGTACTTCGCGCCGCCCTCGACCAGTGAGGTCTCACCGGGTCGTTCTCAGTCACTCAAGTCATGCAAGAGGCCGGTCTCCCGAAGGGAAACCGGCCTCTGACCTGGGGTGGAGCTTAGGGGATTCGAACCCCTGACCTCTTCCATGCCATGGAAGCGCGCTACCAACTGCGCCAAAGCCCCGCGTTGTCCTTGCGACTCCGGAAGTTTAGCGGACACCTGGGCTCAAAGAAAAATCGGGGGTTGGGGGTGGTGAGGGCGGGGGTCGGTGGGGGTTGGCGGGACGGACTGTGGCGTACGCTCGGGAGCCGGTGGCGGGTGGTGCGCGGTGAGCTTCGGAGGTGCGGGATGCGCTTTCTGCAGGGGCAGGTGCCGGGGCAGGACCTCACGTTCAACGACGTCTTCCTGGTCCCGAACCGGTCCGAGGTGGCGTCGCGGCTGGACGTGGACCTGTCGACGCGGGACGGGAGTGGGGCGTCGATCCCGATCGTCGCCGCGAACATGACCGCGGTGTCCGGGCGGCGGATGGCCGAGACGATGGCGCGCTGTGGTGGGCTGGCGGTGATCCCGCAGGACATCCCGGTCGAGGTGGTCGCCGAGGTGACCGGGTGGATCAAGCAGCGACACACCGTGTACGACACCCCGCTGGTGATGACGCCCAGCGGGACCGTCGGCGAAGCGCTGAACCTGCTGCCCAAACGCGGCCACGGGGCCGTGATCGTGGTGGACGGGCGCGGCCAGGCCGTCGGGGTCGTCACCGAGGCGGACTGCGCCGGCGTAGACCGGTACACGCAGCTGGACGCGGTGATGTCGCGGGAGTTGCTGACGTTGCCGGCCGGGATCGCGGCGGAGGCGGCGTTCGACCAGTTGCACGGCGGACGGCACCGGCTCGCTCCGGTCGTGGACGAGTCCGGGCGGATCGTCGGCATCCTGACCCGGACGAGGGCGCTGCGCGCGACCCTGTACGAGCCGGCCGTCGACGCCGCGGGCAAGCTGCGGGTGGCCGCCGCGCTCGGGATCAACGGCGACGTCGGCCAGAAGGCGAAGGCGCTGCTCGACGCCGGGATCGACCTCCTCGTCGTGGACACCGCGCACGGTCACCAGGAGCGCATGCTCGACGTACTGCGGACCGTCCGCGCCCTCGATCCGCAGGTCCCCGTCGTCGCGGGCAACGTGGTCACCGCGGCCGGGACCGCCGACCTGATCGAGGCCGGGGCCGACATCGTCAAGGTCGGGGTCGGGCCGGGCGCGATGTGCACGACCCGGATGCAGACCGCAGTCGGGCGGCCGCAGTTCTCCGCGGTCCTGGAGTGCGCGGCGAAGGCCCGGGAGCTCGGCAAGCACGTCTGGGCCGACGGCGGCGTCCGGCATCCACGGGACGTGGCGCTCGCCCTCGCGGCCGGGGCGTCGAACGTGATGATCGGATCCTGGTTCGCCGGGACGTACGAGTCACCC encodes the following:
- a CDS encoding SRPBCC domain-containing protein; the protein is MESTHNPQAVIDADTFSVRRTIHISAPLEKVWRTVTEPALVSQWFGQLALTGTGAGALGTIGWPDERRAPIRVETFNPRSEVSYRWCNAEDPLPETLDEQRSTVFTFTLEATSSGTQLTVVETGFERTSDPAQVMADHREGWDGELDKLVALLERDA
- a CDS encoding ArsR/SmtB family transcription factor, which codes for MSGRALPDGTVVALCNALGEETRWSILTALSEGDASASALARRLPVTRQAIAKHLAVLHEVGLVETVQAGREVQYRAIGAPLSAMARRLDAIGTEWDRRLATIKHIAENL
- a CDS encoding MFS transporter, encoding MSDPRRLPGAGRSRVAIVLGALFAGTFVMGCAEMLVAGMLDLMAADLAVPLSAVGALVSANALGIAIGGPLLTFLTARLGRRPVLLVALAVFTGLNLLPALGAGLEAFIAARVVIGAAEGLFIAAAITTATSIVPRERVGRAMAVVISGFAVSGAVGMPLGRLLGEAVGWRVSFLAVVLTAAVVLVIALLVVPRVPGESEVGMLGQLRFAFAPPVLAVLAVGVLLFAGVSAAQTYLVPFLDGVAGVSGPWIGACLMGFGIAAAIGSFGGGRFADTGAARALILGAVGVAASLVAMVLWGANPVVAVIALLGLALCSAGITSPWQHRVEHLAGPGVILAASLPASAGNLGDAVGAFSGGQAIDLGGIPTAILTAAILAIGSIAAAIASRSLRPARRPQTESALRQETEPATVQ
- a CDS encoding GuaB1 family IMP dehydrogenase-related protein; its protein translation is MRFLQGQVPGQDLTFNDVFLVPNRSEVASRLDVDLSTRDGSGASIPIVAANMTAVSGRRMAETMARCGGLAVIPQDIPVEVVAEVTGWIKQRHTVYDTPLVMTPSGTVGEALNLLPKRGHGAVIVVDGRGQAVGVVTEADCAGVDRYTQLDAVMSRELLTLPAGIAAEAAFDQLHGGRHRLAPVVDESGRIVGILTRTRALRATLYEPAVDAAGKLRVAAALGINGDVGQKAKALLDAGIDLLVVDTAHGHQERMLDVLRTVRALDPQVPVVAGNVVTAAGTADLIEAGADIVKVGVGPGAMCTTRMQTAVGRPQFSAVLECAAKARELGKHVWADGGVRHPRDVALALAAGASNVMIGSWFAGTYESPGDPHRDGQGRIYKESFGMASARAVRSRAAEDSPFQRARKEFFNEGISTARMYLDPRRPSVEDVLDEIVAGIRSSCTYAGAADLTEFHERATVGVQTAAGYTEGQPVDSSW
- a CDS encoding GNAT family N-acetyltransferase, with protein sequence MSDRRSIRVEVANAGDVDDLIRLETRLFLEDAGTHDALVDVSWPGQHAREDFIRLIDNESALVLVARQDERIAGHLVGYLTGPSPTRFGRRTAEIRSLYVDEAVRSTGMGQAMVRYFTTWARSHAAAAISVTAYAANRSARAFYDKLGFVEQSVVLRAALDQ